The Alicyclobacillus macrosporangiidus CPP55 genome segment CCTCGATGATGCTCAGATAATGCTGCCGCTGCTCCGGGGACAAGTTCTCGTTTTTCAAGACGTCGATAAATCCGGAAATCGACGTCAGCGGTGACTGGATCTCATGGGATACGTTGGAGATGAACTCCTGACGCATCGCTTCCAATTGAGCCAGTTCCTTCGCCATGTTGTTGATGGTGTGTACCAGTTGCCGAAACGGGTGATTCCCGCCGCCCGGTTCGTGTACCTGGTTGACGTCGATGTGGATGTTAAAATTCCCCTTCGCCATCTGGCGCATGGCGTCCAACAGGGAGTGCCAAAACGCGTGTTGCTTCGGAGCGGTGATTTTCCCTATCACAACGCCTGTTGTCAGCAGCAGCAACCAAGCTGCGATGACCGATGTCATGTACACGACGTACGCTTTTGGCTGCATGCCAAGCCATCCGTAAACGCCGGCCGCTGTGAAGTAGGCGAGGAAAAAGACGGCGAGGACGGCCATGAAGACCAAGGCGGACAACAACACGCGCAGGACAATGGATTTTTTTGAATCCGAACTTTGCGGGGACGGTGTGGCGGACGTGGGGTGTCCAGGATCCACCCGTGTGTTTTGTTGCCTTTGACCGTCGCGGATACGCACTATGAGCATACCTCCAGGCGATATCCGAGGCCACGGACGGTACGAATCGTAAAGGAACCATTGTCTTCGGGGAATCGATCCCGCAGCCGTTTGATGTGCACATCCACAGTCCGTTCGTCACCGTCGAAGTCGGAACCCCAGATGTCTTCAATCAATTGATCGCGC includes the following:
- a CDS encoding sensor histidine kinase gives rise to the protein MRIRDGQRQQNTRVDPGHPTSATPSPQSSDSKKSIVLRVLLSALVFMAVLAVFFLAYFTAAGVYGWLGMQPKAYVVYMTSVIAAWLLLLTTGVVIGKITAPKQHAFWHSLLDAMRQMAKGNFNIHIDVNQVHEPGGGNHPFRQLVHTINNMAKELAQLEAMRQEFISNVSHEIQSPLTSISGFIDVLKNENLSPEQRQHYLSIIEAESKRLSRLGDNLLKLTSLESGYHPFSPEPFRLDRQIRDVVLSLEPMWTQKSLEIDLSLPHIEIEADKDLVNHIWINLLSNAIKFTPPQGSIFISAQTMDDRWAEVCVRDTGIGMKNEELVRIFERFYKADKARSGGGSGLGLSIVKKIVDMHHGEIDVESQVGVGTTFAVRLPIRPSESDPS